The Mucilaginibacter mallensis genome has a segment encoding these proteins:
- a CDS encoding SusC/RagA family TonB-linked outer membrane protein yields MKRHISLFIASMLLCLSGYAQTVAITGKVTSSDNSEPIPGANIKIKGSGTGVASALDGTYKIMAKPGDILEFSFLGYEHQIITIKQAGTINVRLNPTSSDLNEVVVVGYGKRARKDLTGSISSIKGDDLRQTQPTTFDQALQGKVPGVIVQQISGQPGGGVSIQINGVSSITGSNSPLYVIDGVIIPPVGDPGTGSNPLNTINPAEIESIDVLKDASATAIYGSQANNGVVVITTKRGKAGAPHITYDFYSGFQEISKRLPAMNLQQFATFINARAVVWGFDSRADFAAPQYLGLGTDWQNALFRRAPENNHTITVSGGDEKTQYLLSTSYFDQEGIALGSDFKRYSVRLNLDNQTTKWLRIGTSLQLAHINENVNSTSSSVINTALSITPDVPVTNSDGSYGGVTDPSGVVQPVANPVALAQIVKDLKTRNQVFGNVYAEIKFTKDLSLRNELSGNFDFTTEDQFSPSYTFGKSTPSPSFVSAAAAQNFYTVIRNFLTYNHNFNKLHIDALAGHESQENTFQNVSGTRRNSPSNDVQGLNSGDATTATNSGDNSQSNPTGGSALESWFGRVNVSWDDRYTLTGNIRRDGSSNFPSYNHWVTTYSGGFAWKINHEDFLKSVKGIDELNLRLGYGLTNNQAIPGNTFVTQLATVSSSLSGTAQFQNNLPNPDVKWESTNDYNAGIDASFLNGRLGFTVDVYDRETHGLLLQVPLPEYSGTVAGYGPGSMQAPYANVGSLSNKGFDFQINSTNIKSQNFSWKTSLTLSRNINKVTSLGAGGDDANLSEKSYVINDIIEKTVVGQPIGEFYGYVFDGIFSKPSDFKTHALPADPNGNPYPVSQAGGGIWYGDRMFKDLNGDGIIDSRDETALGSPIPKFQYGINNTFNYKNFDLNIFFSGSYGNKVFNQVAVPENDPQNHAAFFTSVLNYAKLALVNPNGSASDVNNVYVTNPNTTIVGLRNDNTNDNNRPNSLMIEDGSFLRCKNITLGYTFSPKLLSKISVNSVRVFATVTNVFVITKYKGMDPEIGSWNPLQSGWDQGYYPQPKVFTMGANIALK; encoded by the coding sequence ATGAAACGTCATATTTCATTATTTATAGCAAGCATGTTGTTATGTCTTTCAGGATATGCGCAAACAGTCGCTATCACCGGAAAGGTAACAAGCTCCGACAATTCAGAACCGATTCCTGGAGCAAACATTAAAATTAAGGGTTCAGGAACCGGAGTTGCATCCGCTCTTGATGGTACTTATAAAATAATGGCAAAGCCGGGAGATATACTCGAATTTAGCTTTTTGGGTTATGAACATCAGATTATAACGATTAAACAAGCCGGTACAATTAATGTTAGGCTAAATCCTACATCCAGCGACTTAAACGAAGTGGTTGTTGTTGGATACGGTAAAAGAGCAAGAAAGGATCTTACAGGTTCTATCAGCTCCATAAAAGGGGACGACCTTCGCCAAACACAACCAACTACTTTTGACCAGGCACTGCAGGGAAAAGTTCCAGGAGTTATCGTCCAACAGATATCGGGCCAACCCGGAGGCGGCGTATCTATCCAAATAAATGGCGTCTCGTCAATAACTGGCTCTAATTCGCCACTGTACGTAATAGATGGTGTTATTATTCCACCGGTCGGCGATCCCGGAACCGGTTCAAATCCATTAAATACTATCAATCCTGCTGAAATTGAATCAATAGATGTATTGAAAGATGCTTCGGCAACAGCCATATACGGTTCGCAGGCAAACAATGGCGTGGTTGTAATCACCACAAAAAGGGGCAAAGCTGGGGCACCGCATATAACTTATGATTTCTATTCCGGTTTCCAGGAAATATCGAAGCGGCTGCCTGCAATGAATTTGCAGCAGTTTGCTACTTTCATTAATGCACGGGCAGTTGTCTGGGGCTTTGATTCCAGAGCCGATTTTGCTGCTCCCCAATATTTAGGCCTCGGTACCGATTGGCAAAATGCGCTATTCAGGAGAGCTCCCGAAAACAATCACACAATTACTGTAAGTGGTGGCGATGAAAAAACCCAATATTTACTATCAACCTCGTATTTTGACCAGGAGGGGATAGCGCTTGGATCTGATTTTAAAAGATACTCGGTACGATTAAATTTAGATAACCAAACCACCAAATGGTTAAGAATAGGGACCAGCCTTCAATTAGCGCATATTAATGAAAATGTAAATTCAACTTCCAGTAGTGTAATCAATACCGCGTTAAGCATTACCCCTGATGTTCCGGTCACTAACTCTGACGGCTCCTATGGCGGTGTTACCGATCCCAGCGGGGTGGTACAACCTGTTGCCAACCCGGTGGCATTAGCCCAAATTGTCAAAGACTTAAAAACGAGGAATCAAGTATTCGGCAATGTGTATGCCGAAATCAAATTTACCAAAGATCTGTCGCTGCGAAATGAACTATCCGGTAACTTCGATTTTACTACGGAAGATCAGTTTTCGCCAAGTTATACTTTTGGTAAAAGCACTCCCAGCCCTAGCTTCGTTTCCGCTGCCGCTGCCCAAAATTTTTATACTGTAATACGCAATTTTCTAACTTATAACCATAATTTCAATAAACTTCATATCGATGCTTTAGCAGGGCATGAATCGCAGGAGAACACTTTTCAAAATGTTAGTGGTACTCGAAGAAATTCTCCCTCAAACGATGTGCAAGGGCTTAATTCGGGGGATGCTACCACGGCCACAAACTCCGGCGATAATTCGCAATCTAACCCTACCGGCGGCTCTGCACTGGAATCCTGGTTCGGCCGTGTCAATGTTTCCTGGGATGACAGATACACGCTAACCGGCAATATACGGAGAGATGGTTCTTCAAATTTCCCAAGCTACAATCATTGGGTTACTACCTATTCTGGCGGTTTTGCCTGGAAAATTAATCATGAGGATTTTTTGAAAAGTGTGAAAGGTATAGATGAATTAAATTTAAGGCTTGGTTATGGGTTAACCAACAATCAGGCTATACCGGGCAATACCTTTGTAACGCAACTTGCAACGGTTTCAAGTAGCTTATCCGGTACAGCACAGTTTCAAAACAATTTGCCAAATCCGGATGTGAAGTGGGAATCAACAAATGATTACAACGCGGGGATTGACGCATCGTTTTTGAATGGGCGCTTAGGTTTTACAGTTGATGTTTATGATCGCGAAACACATGGCCTTTTATTACAGGTGCCGCTTCCTGAATACAGTGGTACTGTAGCGGGTTATGGGCCGGGGTCCATGCAAGCGCCTTATGCCAATGTCGGCTCGTTAAGCAACAAAGGGTTCGACTTCCAAATTAACTCAACCAATATTAAATCCCAAAATTTTAGTTGGAAAACCAGCCTTACCCTATCGCGAAACATTAACAAAGTGACCAGTTTAGGTGCCGGTGGCGACGATGCTAACTTAAGCGAGAAATCTTATGTAATTAACGATATAATCGAAAAAACAGTGGTGGGCCAGCCCATTGGCGAGTTTTATGGTTATGTATTTGATGGGATTTTTTCAAAGCCAAGTGATTTTAAGACACATGCCCTCCCTGCTGACCCAAACGGCAATCCTTATCCGGTTTCTCAGGCAGGCGGCGGTATCTGGTACGGCGACCGTATGTTTAAAGACTTGAATGGTGACGGTATTATCGACTCAAGGGACGAAACTGCTTTGGGGTCGCCGATTCCAAAATTTCAGTATGGTATCAATAATACATTTAACTACAAAAATTTTGATTTGAATATTTTCTTTAGCGGCAGCTATGGCAACAAGGTATTCAATCAAGTGGCTGTACCGGAAAACGATCCGCAAAATCATGCCGCTTTTTTTACATCGGTATTAAACTATGCGAAATTAGCTTTGGTAAATCCCAACGGCTCTGCATCCGATGTTAACAACGTATATGTTACCAACCCGAATACAACGATTGTAGGCTTGAGAAATGACAATACCAACGATAACAACCGGCCTAATAGTTTAATGATCGAGGATGGTTCATTCCTGCGGTGCAAAAACATCACCTTAGGGTACACGTTTTCACCGAAACTTTTATCAAAAATATCCGTGAATTCGGTTAGGGTATTTGCAACAGTAACCAACGTCTTTGTAATCACAAAATATAAGGGCATGGACCCTGAGATTGGTTCGTGGAACCCGCTTCAGTCAGGGTGGGACCAGGGTTATTATCCGCAGCCAAAAGTATTTACTATGGGTGCAAACATAGCCTTGAAATAA
- a CDS encoding hybrid sensor histidine kinase/response regulator transcription factor produces the protein MRVKYYYLLAVTLIFGCVNVFGQRSQYRFSHLDISNGLSNNQVNCIFKDSEGFMWFGTESGLNRYDGYNFKVFGHDANNKNSIKFDNINNIFEGPDKKLWIGSGNGYCFYDPETERFNSDMSLLSRPLKLPVKNPQKIERTTAADFWFLYADSGIYRYNTISKKTTHYYHSVKGAPSLYSSSIADITPDVKGNIWIVYTDGMVEMLDVKLNKISYRTGVFNKVTNNKKEHYTLLVDRDGDLWFYASSANLGVFYYQPSTGTFRYIGKESSGIKLNTNIVTNIVQADDGLIWIAADQGGINVLDKKTAKITYLLNKGDDPTSLRENTVNLYKDDLGIIWAGTYKKGISYYHKNIIRFPIFRHLDSDPGSLRFNDVNKFAEDKLGNLWIGTNGGGLIYFNRKTGVYTQYKNNPNDRNSLSSDVIISLCIDHDQKLWIGTYFGGLDCFDGKTFSHYKHDDNVATSIADNRVFSILEDSSHRLWIGTLYGGLEVFDRTKKIFYHPLTQADITSTFTSSIFEDKHGNIWVGGYLGVDVIMKEGGLVRHYTSKNGLLDDLIRSIDEDSRGLMWITTAGGLNVLDCKTNTFISLTKKDGLPDNQVLNILEDNRGAMWLSTSNGLSRITLIPGNGTYKFQFENFDETDGLQGREFNKNAALKTRAGELIFGGADGFNLFDPASIEPETSKPQLIFTDFQLFNKGITANEAVNGHVILSKSISATNTIVLNHDENIFSIEFAALDYINPGKVKYQYILEGFNNGWVNVDNKTRKAGYTNLDAGDYVFKVRVSNSDGVWNPQSISLKIEVLPPFWKSTVAYIIYLALSIGVLLIIRQRGIEKIRRQFAAEQEKREAGLLIEQERREAKLLIEQERQEVKRIHELDELKIKFLTNVSHEFRTPLALIMGPVEKLLKISYDIEYRAQLGIIGKNARRLLNLVNQLLDFRKMEVQELKLHCTPGDIVRFVKESTLSFQDIADEKKIALAFDTDIESLITSFDHDKIERILFNLLSNAFKFTHSGGNVTVLLSKIQTQSTDKHETIEMKIIDTGIGIDKDKQDKIFERFFQSDMPKSLINQGSGIGLAITREFVKMHNGDITIESEPGYGSCFIIRLPLPVNDSLLTSLNLPDEIENEWADVGQTEEEKVFPKLQHLDKKPVVLLVEDNEDFRFYLKDNLKGIFFIVEATNGKEGWQKALSQHPDIMVSDISMPEMNGIDLCKKMKGDKRTSHIPVIMLTALTGEEDQLKGLEIGANDYMTKPFNFEILLSKIRNLLTLQNTFKQTYKKQMNVGLNEVVIESEDEKFLRNVVEYIEQNISNDKLSVEELSRQVNMSRGTLYKKLLTVTGKSPVEFIRLVKLKKAVYLLENSQKTISQISYEVGFYAPKYFTKLFKEEYKILPSDYVNNVRQNRISTKSENK, from the coding sequence ATGCGCGTAAAATATTATTATCTCCTTGCTGTTACATTAATTTTTGGATGTGTAAATGTTTTTGGGCAACGCAGCCAATATCGGTTTTCGCACCTTGATATAAGTAATGGGCTGTCGAACAACCAGGTTAATTGCATATTTAAAGATTCCGAAGGCTTTATGTGGTTTGGCACGGAATCGGGCCTTAACCGTTATGACGGTTATAACTTTAAGGTATTTGGGCACGACGCAAATAATAAGAACTCTATTAAATTCGATAATATAAACAATATTTTTGAAGGCCCTGATAAAAAATTATGGATAGGAAGTGGTAACGGATATTGTTTTTATGATCCGGAAACAGAACGGTTTAATAGTGATATGTCATTATTGTCACGTCCTTTAAAGCTACCTGTTAAAAATCCTCAAAAAATTGAACGCACCACTGCTGCAGACTTTTGGTTTTTATATGCTGATTCGGGCATTTACAGATATAACACCATAAGCAAAAAGACGACGCATTATTATCACAGTGTTAAAGGTGCTCCCTCGTTATACTCAAGTTCTATTGCAGACATCACGCCTGACGTTAAAGGCAATATTTGGATAGTTTATACTGACGGAATGGTGGAGATGCTTGATGTTAAACTTAATAAGATCAGCTATCGCACTGGCGTATTTAACAAGGTAACCAATAATAAGAAAGAGCATTATACCTTGCTCGTCGATCGCGATGGTGATTTATGGTTTTATGCGTCATCGGCTAATTTAGGTGTATTTTATTACCAGCCATCAACAGGGACTTTCCGGTATATCGGCAAAGAATCATCCGGGATAAAGTTAAACACAAACATTGTTACCAATATTGTTCAGGCTGATGATGGCTTGATATGGATCGCCGCTGATCAAGGGGGTATAAATGTGCTGGATAAAAAGACGGCGAAAATTACCTATCTGCTAAACAAGGGAGATGACCCTACCTCATTAAGGGAGAACACAGTGAATCTATATAAGGATGACTTAGGTATTATATGGGCTGGTACTTACAAAAAGGGAATAAGTTATTATCATAAAAATATTATCAGGTTCCCTATTTTCAGGCATTTAGATTCTGATCCGGGTAGTTTAAGGTTTAACGATGTCAATAAATTTGCAGAAGACAAACTGGGGAATTTATGGATCGGGACCAATGGCGGCGGTCTCATTTATTTTAATCGTAAGACGGGTGTATACACCCAATACAAAAACAATCCGAATGATCGCAATAGTTTATCAAGCGATGTAATTATTAGCCTATGTATAGACCATGACCAAAAATTATGGATAGGTACCTATTTTGGCGGTTTAGATTGCTTTGACGGGAAAACGTTTAGCCATTATAAACACGACGATAACGTGGCCACCAGTATTGCTGATAACCGGGTATTTAGCATTTTGGAAGACTCGTCGCACCGTTTATGGATAGGAACGCTTTATGGTGGCCTCGAAGTTTTCGACCGGACAAAAAAAATATTTTACCACCCGTTAACCCAGGCCGACATCACGTCTACTTTTACGTCCTCGATCTTCGAGGATAAACATGGCAATATCTGGGTGGGCGGGTATTTGGGCGTAGATGTGATAATGAAGGAAGGAGGATTGGTAAGGCACTATACTTCAAAAAACGGGTTACTTGACGATTTAATAAGAAGTATAGATGAGGATAGCAGGGGTTTGATGTGGATAACGACCGCGGGTGGATTGAATGTGTTGGATTGTAAAACAAACACATTTATCTCGCTGACTAAAAAAGACGGGTTGCCCGACAACCAGGTTTTGAATATATTGGAAGATAACAGGGGGGCCATGTGGCTAAGTACATCAAACGGGCTGAGCCGGATAACGTTGATACCGGGCAATGGCACCTATAAGTTTCAATTTGAAAATTTCGACGAAACAGATGGTCTGCAAGGCAGGGAGTTTAACAAAAACGCAGCTTTAAAAACACGCGCCGGTGAATTGATATTTGGGGGCGCAGATGGTTTTAATCTGTTCGATCCGGCGAGCATTGAGCCCGAGACTTCCAAGCCTCAGTTAATCTTTACCGACTTTCAGTTGTTCAATAAGGGCATAACAGCAAATGAGGCCGTTAACGGGCATGTTATCCTTTCAAAAAGTATATCGGCAACGAATACAATAGTCCTTAATCACGACGAAAATATCTTTTCGATAGAATTTGCTGCCCTCGACTATATCAACCCGGGTAAAGTAAAATATCAGTATATACTGGAGGGTTTTAATAATGGATGGGTAAATGTTGATAATAAAACGAGGAAAGCCGGTTATACTAACCTCGACGCGGGAGACTATGTATTTAAGGTGCGCGTGTCCAATTCCGATGGTGTTTGGAATCCGCAAAGTATTTCTTTAAAAATTGAAGTATTGCCGCCGTTCTGGAAATCGACCGTAGCATACATTATTTATTTGGCACTCTCGATCGGTGTGCTCCTTATCATACGGCAACGGGGAATAGAAAAAATAAGGCGGCAATTTGCTGCTGAACAAGAAAAACGGGAAGCAGGCTTATTAATTGAACAAGAACGGCGTGAAGCAAAACTGTTAATTGAACAGGAAAGGCAGGAAGTTAAGCGTATACATGAACTCGACGAGTTAAAAATTAAATTTTTGACCAACGTGAGCCACGAGTTCAGAACGCCTTTGGCTTTAATTATGGGGCCGGTTGAAAAATTGCTTAAAATTTCATACGATATTGAATATCGTGCACAACTCGGTATTATCGGGAAGAACGCGCGGCGACTTTTGAATTTAGTAAACCAACTACTGGACTTTCGGAAAATGGAAGTGCAGGAGTTGAAATTACACTGTACACCCGGCGATATCGTCAGGTTTGTAAAAGAGAGCACCTTGTCTTTTCAAGATATTGCCGATGAAAAGAAAATTGCTTTAGCCTTCGATACTGATATTGAATCGTTAATAACGAGCTTTGATCACGACAAGATAGAAAGAATTTTATTCAATCTTCTGTCCAATGCATTTAAATTTACCCATAGTGGGGGCAACGTGACTGTATTACTCAGCAAAATTCAAACGCAATCAACAGACAAACACGAAACAATTGAAATGAAAATTATTGATACCGGTATTGGCATCGATAAGGATAAACAAGACAAAATATTTGAGCGTTTTTTTCAGTCGGATATGCCGAAATCATTAATTAACCAAGGCAGTGGTATTGGGCTGGCAATAACACGTGAATTTGTAAAGATGCACAACGGCGACATCACCATTGAAAGCGAGCCTGGTTATGGAAGTTGTTTCATCATTCGATTGCCCTTGCCTGTAAATGATAGTTTGTTGACATCCCTGAACCTACCAGATGAAATTGAAAATGAATGGGCAGATGTCGGGCAAACCGAAGAAGAAAAGGTTTTTCCTAAACTTCAACATCTCGATAAAAAGCCAGTAGTATTGTTAGTAGAGGATAATGAAGACTTTCGTTTTTATTTGAAAGACAACCTTAAAGGTATATTTTTCATTGTCGAGGCTACAAACGGTAAGGAAGGATGGCAAAAGGCTTTGTCGCAGCACCCGGATATTATGGTAAGTGACATCAGTATGCCTGAAATGAATGGTATTGACCTCTGTAAAAAGATGAAAGGTGATAAACGTACTTCGCATATCCCGGTTATTATGTTAACTGCTTTAACTGGTGAGGAGGATCAATTAAAAGGATTGGAAATTGGTGCTAATGATTATATGACCAAGCCTTTCAACTTCGAGATACTGCTTTCAAAGATCAGAAATTTATTGACGCTTCAGAACACATTCAAACAGACGTATAAAAAACAGATGAATGTTGGTTTAAATGAAGTGGTTATAGAATCTGAGGATGAAAAGTTTTTAAGAAACGTAGTTGAATATATTGAGCAGAACATTTCAAATGATAAACTTTCTGTTGAAGAATTAAGTCGCCAGGTGAACATGAGCAGGGGAACACTTTATAAAAAGCTGTTAACGGTTACAGGTAAATCACCTGTTGAATTTATCCGCTTGGTAAAGCTGAAAAAGGCAGTTTATTTGCTGGAGAATAGCCAGAAGACTATAAGCCAAATATCCTACGAAGTTGGCTTTTATGCGCCCAAATATTTTACAAAACTATTCAAGGAGGAATATAAAATCCTTCCGTCTGACTACGTCAATAACGTTCGTCAAAATAGAATTTCGACAAAGTCCGAAAATAAATAG
- a CDS encoding cellulase family glycosylhydrolase, producing the protein MKKTLINLLCILAVLVLTRCSKQEIGSGIKPLITNKVNKTFAALSYPSYNTSPLPPDQTGMTSTAPQIAANMTLGINIGNTLEAPGNENAWGNPNITQALIDGYKQRGFNAIRIPCNWDWSHIINTSTEQIDPAWLTRVQQVVQYCINDGMYAILNIHYDGGWLENNCTTTAQPAVNAKQKALWEQIATQMRGFDQHLLFASTNEPNSATDTTGMRVLLSYHQTFINAVRSTGGHNSYRTLVIQGPKGGDMVYTDSLMNTMPTDPASNRLMVEIHNYTPWNFCLMTADASWGNAFYYWGTGYHTTFDVAHNPYWGEESTLSGYFQRMQKKFTSKGIPVIMGEFAVMDRSLTGDSLNFNLASRAYWYNFCMHQALANGLHPFLWDTGSLINRSTYAVKDQRDLAALLQGTQTSASPAFQIGGVYQIINRYSFKPLEIGGWASNNGALADQWDYDAGANQQFKVQAAANGSYLLTPMHVSGKCLEVWGGSGSNGGAVDMWDYTGTGGANQNWLIQPTYDGFYEIINVNSGKALEVTLGTNPAIPFRNGSAADQYDYFGGKNQQWAFVKI; encoded by the coding sequence ATGAAGAAAACTTTAATCAATCTTTTATGCATCTTGGCAGTCCTTGTATTAACAAGATGCAGCAAGCAAGAAATAGGTTCAGGCATTAAGCCGCTTATTACAAACAAAGTTAATAAGACATTCGCCGCATTGAGTTACCCAAGTTACAATACTTCACCACTTCCGCCCGATCAAACGGGGATGACCAGTACAGCGCCTCAAATAGCTGCAAATATGACGTTAGGTATTAATATTGGCAACACATTGGAAGCTCCTGGAAACGAAAACGCATGGGGAAACCCTAATATTACCCAGGCACTCATCGACGGCTATAAACAAAGGGGTTTTAACGCCATAAGGATCCCTTGTAATTGGGATTGGTCACATATAATAAACACATCAACCGAGCAAATAGACCCGGCCTGGCTTACCCGTGTGCAGCAGGTTGTGCAATACTGCATTAACGATGGGATGTATGCGATATTAAATATACATTATGACGGCGGATGGTTGGAGAACAATTGCACAACCACCGCGCAGCCCGCTGTTAATGCCAAACAAAAAGCACTTTGGGAACAAATTGCAACACAAATGCGTGGTTTTGACCAGCACCTGCTTTTTGCCAGCACGAATGAACCTAACTCCGCAACGGATACCACAGGGATGAGAGTTCTACTTTCTTATCATCAAACTTTTATCAACGCCGTGAGGTCAACCGGCGGGCACAACAGTTACAGGACGCTGGTTATCCAGGGCCCCAAAGGAGGTGATATGGTTTATACAGACAGTCTGATGAACACAATGCCAACTGACCCGGCATCCAACCGTTTGATGGTGGAAATCCATAACTACACTCCCTGGAACTTTTGTTTAATGACCGCGGATGCATCATGGGGCAATGCGTTTTATTATTGGGGCACAGGATATCACACCACCTTCGATGTTGCGCACAATCCTTACTGGGGCGAGGAATCGACCCTTAGCGGGTATTTCCAAAGGATGCAGAAAAAGTTTACAAGTAAAGGCATACCGGTAATAATGGGCGAGTTTGCAGTAATGGACCGAAGCCTTACAGGAGACTCTTTAAACTTCAATCTTGCTTCCAGAGCATATTGGTATAATTTTTGTATGCACCAGGCTTTGGCAAACGGTTTACATCCATTTCTTTGGGACACTGGATCGCTCATTAACAGATCGACTTACGCTGTAAAAGATCAACGGGATTTAGCGGCCCTTCTACAAGGAACACAAACTAGCGCGTCCCCTGCATTTCAGATTGGTGGTGTGTACCAGATTATCAATAGGTATAGTTTTAAGCCTTTAGAGATCGGTGGCTGGGCAAGTAATAATGGGGCGCTGGCAGATCAATGGGATTATGATGCTGGAGCAAATCAGCAATTTAAAGTGCAGGCTGCGGCAAATGGCAGCTACCTGTTAACGCCTATGCATGTTAGCGGGAAATGTTTGGAAGTATGGGGTGGGTCTGGCTCTAACGGCGGGGCCGTGGATATGTGGGATTATACAGGTACAGGCGGAGCTAATCAAAACTGGTTAATTCAGCCAACCTATGATGGATTCTATGAAATCATCAACGTAAATAGCGGAAAAGCCCTCGAAGTTACTTTAGGGACTAATCCCGCAATTCCATTCAGAAACGGTAGCGCGGCCGATCAATATGATTATTTTGGGGGCAAGAACCAGCAATGGGCGTTTGTGAAAATATAA
- a CDS encoding winged helix-turn-helix transcriptional regulator, producing the protein MRDAFDVINGKWKLPIIISVGVGNDRFTDILESIPGITPKVLAKELKDLEQHLLVIRTVIDDYPVKITYQLAQYADTLTPIIYSLKDWGLNHRKKVMDRE; encoded by the coding sequence GTGAGGGATGCTTTCGACGTGATCAATGGTAAATGGAAACTACCCATTATCATTTCTGTAGGTGTTGGAAACGATCGGTTCACCGATATACTGGAAAGTATCCCTGGCATTACACCCAAAGTTTTGGCAAAAGAACTGAAAGACTTGGAACAGCACCTTTTGGTCATCAGGACCGTGATTGATGATTATCCGGTGAAGATCACCTATCAATTGGCGCAATATGCTGATACGCTGACGCCCATCATTTATTCTCTGAAAGACTGGGGTTTGAATCACCGTAAAAAGGTCATGGACCGGGAATAA
- a CDS encoding SDR family NAD(P)-dependent oxidoreductase, which translates to MAKTIFITGASRGFGRIWAEAFLQRGDNVVAAVRTPETLTELTKEFSSNLLVLKLDVTDKKASFEAIETAKTHFGRIDVLINNAGYGHIGSVEELNEQDVRTQFETNVLGSLWTIQAVVPIMRQQKSGHIIQLSSALGLNTVSLMGLYSASKFAVEGLTETLAGEVSGFGIKVTILEPGGFSTDFFGTNSLALSESIPAYDGIRKDFYELASEQDSGNPAATANALLTLVDSENPPLRLLLGKTVYPWVKYTYEERLKTWESWQDVSVAAHG; encoded by the coding sequence ATGGCAAAAACAATTTTTATAACGGGCGCATCCCGCGGATTCGGCCGGATTTGGGCAGAAGCGTTTTTACAACGTGGCGATAATGTAGTTGCGGCTGTTCGAACCCCTGAAACATTAACGGAACTTACAAAAGAATTTTCTTCAAATCTATTGGTACTAAAACTTGATGTAACTGATAAAAAAGCAAGTTTTGAAGCAATTGAAACTGCAAAGACCCACTTTGGCCGCATCGATGTATTAATAAATAATGCCGGCTACGGGCACATTGGATCTGTAGAGGAGTTAAACGAGCAAGATGTTAGGACGCAATTTGAAACTAATGTACTGGGTTCATTATGGACTATACAAGCGGTTGTGCCTATCATGCGTCAGCAAAAATCGGGGCATATCATTCAACTTTCAAGCGCTTTGGGTTTGAATACAGTATCATTAATGGGTTTGTACAGTGCATCCAAGTTCGCAGTTGAAGGTCTTACTGAAACGCTGGCTGGCGAAGTAAGTGGCTTTGGCATTAAAGTAACCATATTGGAACCGGGTGGTTTCTCTACAGATTTCTTCGGTACCAATTCCCTTGCATTGAGTGAATCGATACCGGCTTACGATGGCATAAGAAAAGACTTTTATGAACTCGCTAGTGAGCAAGATTCTGGTAACCCTGCTGCAACTGCCAATGCGCTACTTACCCTGGTGGATTCGGAAAATCCGCCATTAAGATTGTTATTGGGTAAAACTGTTTACCCCTGGGTAAAATATACTTACGAAGAACGCCTGAAAACGTGGGAATCATGGCAGGATGTTTCTGTGGCAGCACATGGTTAA